One part of the [Synechococcus] sp. NIES-970 genome encodes these proteins:
- a CDS encoding fibronectin-binding protein A, with product MKIQAVDYTTLVAVVTELQQDWVPARLEQVYQYDKQTLCLALRTLEKREWLWLSWHPQAARLHLGDRPPRDPDTFTFSDQLRHLIKGSALLGIALIQPWERVVDFQFGDRPGEPPQWHLYVEIMGKHSNVILANADQQIVTTAQQISGDRSAVRPVQTGQPYEFPPALTKTAPSLTESPERWQERIALLPKPLKKQILENYRGVSPMLLAGMIQAAQLNPEQTTDGLTPNNWQSLFQQWQRWLTCLEQRQFCFTAQGDQYQVIPWETNEPPCLPLQQSLNTYYQSRLNQQNFQQLHHQLQQKVTGLLDKLGQKAKLFKNRLTESTEAEQYRQWGDLMMTYLHEWQPGLREIALTDFVSGALVKIPLQPDKNAVQNAQAFYKQHQKLKRASQIVQPLLAEVVGEIHYLEQIEASLGQIASYQEAIDLEALQEIQGELIQGGYLKTNREPSAKKEVSKPHIYSTPGGAELWIGRNNQQNDHLTFRVANDYDLWFHSQEIPGSHVLLRLEPGTVPDAAELQWAADFAAYYSRASQSEQVPIVYTKPKNVYKPKGTKPGMCIYKQETILWGQPQRAKQAIAQLKTATATKENLDRSQK from the coding sequence ATGAAAATTCAGGCAGTGGACTACACAACCCTGGTGGCGGTGGTCACAGAATTGCAGCAGGACTGGGTGCCGGCCCGGCTGGAGCAGGTTTATCAATATGACAAACAAACCCTCTGTTTGGCCCTGCGCACCCTAGAAAAACGGGAATGGCTCTGGCTGTCGTGGCACCCCCAGGCGGCCCGGCTCCATTTAGGCGATCGCCCCCCCAGGGACCCCGATACCTTCACCTTTAGCGACCAACTGCGCCACTTAATCAAAGGGTCAGCTCTATTGGGCATTGCCCTGATTCAACCCTGGGAACGGGTGGTGGATTTTCAGTTTGGCGATCGCCCCGGAGAACCACCCCAATGGCATTTGTACGTTGAAATTATGGGGAAGCACAGCAATGTGATCCTCGCCAACGCTGACCAGCAGATTGTCACCACCGCCCAGCAAATCAGTGGCGATCGCTCTGCTGTCCGCCCAGTACAAACAGGCCAACCCTACGAATTTCCCCCCGCGCTGACCAAGACAGCCCCCAGCCTGACAGAATCCCCTGAGCGCTGGCAGGAACGGATCGCCCTGTTGCCAAAACCGCTCAAAAAACAAATCCTCGAAAATTATCGGGGCGTCAGTCCGATGCTATTAGCGGGGATGATCCAAGCCGCCCAGCTCAACCCGGAGCAAACCACCGACGGCCTCACCCCGAACAATTGGCAAAGCCTTTTTCAACAATGGCAACGGTGGCTCACCTGTTTAGAACAGCGGCAATTTTGCTTTACGGCCCAGGGGGATCAATATCAAGTGATTCCTTGGGAGACGAATGAGCCGCCCTGCTTACCTTTACAGCAAAGCCTCAATACCTACTACCAAAGCCGTCTCAACCAGCAAAACTTCCAACAACTCCACCACCAACTCCAGCAAAAAGTAACTGGCCTACTCGATAAACTGGGGCAAAAAGCCAAACTCTTTAAAAATCGTCTGACAGAATCCACTGAAGCAGAGCAATATCGCCAGTGGGGGGACCTGATGATGACCTATCTCCACGAATGGCAACCGGGGTTAAGGGAAATTGCCCTGACAGATTTTGTTTCGGGAGCTCTGGTCAAAATCCCCCTCCAGCCCGATAAAAACGCAGTGCAAAATGCCCAAGCTTTCTATAAACAACACCAAAAGCTCAAGCGAGCGAGTCAGATTGTGCAACCCCTGCTTGCAGAAGTGGTGGGGGAGATCCATTACCTCGAACAGATTGAGGCAAGCCTTGGGCAAATTGCCAGCTACCAGGAGGCGATCGATCTAGAAGCCTTGCAGGAAATTCAAGGGGAACTCATTCAAGGGGGCTACCTCAAAACCAACCGGGAACCCAGCGCGAAAAAAGAAGTTTCTAAGCCTCACATTTACAGCACGCCAGGGGGGGCGGAACTCTGGATCGGGCGCAATAATCAGCAAAATGATCACCTAACCTTCCGGGTTGCGAATGATTATGACCTTTGGTTCCACAGCCAGGAAATTCCTGGTAGTCATGTTTTATTGCGCCTCGAGCCCGGCACAGTCCCCGATGCGGCAGAATTGCAATGGGCGGCGGATTTTGCGGCCTACTACAGCCGGGCGAGCCAAAGCGAACAGGTGCCGATCGTTTATACCAAACCCAAAAATGTCTATAAGCCCAAGGGCACAAAACCAGGCATGTGTATTTATAAGCAGGAAACGATTCTCTGGGGGCAACCCCAACGGGCAAAACAGGCGATCGCCCAGCTTAAAACAGCCACCGCCACCAAAGAAAATTTGGATCGTTCCCAAAAGTAG
- a CDS encoding hypothetical protein (conserved hypothetical protein), which translates to MTIQRQIDWQKLAEIHELKEFFAADFRGFQGEITQQLQGLDQFPPATLEKLAKLRALEVTNGITQWAYRRGADQALSIEQTRQCMNMVMGFMKNVELTFPSIGTIAFSDWEKDYVRRVRGLYIDAFKNNVPGAELAFHAISTAQFIACGQQRLNGAIALVEQDYGELFSSYFIERMKKYIGAYLDSFSESP; encoded by the coding sequence ATGACAATCCAGCGACAGATCGATTGGCAAAAATTAGCAGAGATCCACGAACTCAAGGAATTTTTTGCGGCCGACTTTAGGGGCTTTCAAGGAGAAATTACCCAGCAATTGCAAGGCCTCGATCAGTTTCCCCCGGCAACTCTGGAAAAATTGGCAAAATTGCGTGCCCTCGAAGTGACCAACGGGATCACCCAATGGGCCTATCGACGGGGGGCAGACCAAGCGCTGTCCATTGAGCAAACCCGCCAGTGCATGAACATGGTGATGGGGTTTATGAAAAATGTGGAATTGACTTTTCCGAGCATTGGCACGATCGCCTTTAGCGATTGGGAAAAGGACTATGTGCGGCGGGTGCGGGGGCTGTACATTGATGCGTTTAAAAATAATGTCCCCGGGGCAGAACTGGCGTTCCACGCCATTTCCACCGCCCAATTTATCGCCTGTGGTCAGCAGAGATTGAATGGGGCGATAGCCCTCGTAGAACAGGATTACGGCGAGTTATTTTCAAGCTACTTTATCGAGCGGATGAAAAAATATATCGGCGCTTACCTAGATAGTTTTAGCGAAAGCCCATAA